The sequence TATTAATGACGATGTTTTCTCTGGCGTTAGCCACGGCGGTGACATCTATATCGACGCCCTTAACTCGCTGCGCCCCTTTTTTCGCCGCCAGTATTGAGAGAATGCCGGAGCCGCAGCCAAGGTCAAACAGCCTCTGCCCGGCGCGAAAATGTTTGTTTATCTCCGCCAGGCATAATCGGGTAGTTTCATGGCTGCCGGTTCCGAACGCCATTTTAGGCTCAATAATAATATCAATAAACTCTTTACCCGGCGCATCTTTCCAAGGGGGACGGATATATATATCTCCCACCGTCACCGCCTGAATCGACTCCTTGTATGCCTGAACCCACTCGATATCGGCTATCAGACGACTTCTAATCGCTTCCGGACCCGCGCCGCGGGAATCGGTTTCTCCGAAAACGAAATCAGCCAACTCCTTTTTGAAGTGAATCCCCTTTTCTTCAGGCACATAGAATTTCAGCCCCACTTCACTTTCATCTTCCACATCCTCAATCACTACTCCGCCCGCAAGGTTTTCGATTATATAGTCGCAAACCCGGTCCTGCCGCTCCCGCGAAACCTTGAGAGAGACTTCATAATATCTCTTCTCCGCCTTACCTCGGACCTCCATATCAAATCCCCAACGATTCCCTCAGCTTCTGAAAGAATGAACGGTCGCTCCGGGGTGGTTTAA comes from Candidatus Zixiibacteriota bacterium and encodes:
- a CDS encoding 50S ribosomal protein L11 methyltransferase; amino-acid sequence: MEVRGKAEKRYYEVSLKVSRERQDRVCDYIIENLAGGVVIEDVEDESEVGLKFYVPEEKGIHFKKELADFVFGETDSRGAGPEAIRSRLIADIEWVQAYKESIQAVTVGDIYIRPPWKDAPGKEFIDIIIEPKMAFGTGSHETTRLCLAEINKHFRAGQRLFDLGCGSGILSILAAKKGAQRVKGVDIDVTAVANARENIVINNVADKIEIEFGSIEKARDDAPYDFLVANLIKSSIVDLYDIIREMVVSGGIIVLSGLLLQDREDIDLMLRTEGDGKFEAHQDGQWLAYTIFKR